tatttcccttaaagcaggttgttagtccattataaaaattatgttggatgcgatcgatcatgcaacagttataacatagggtgacacagaactagctccagttcatcaatgtaatgtaggcatgtattccgaatatagtcatacgtgcatgacatcttttttcctaccctcacgtggcagcggggtcctgttggaaactaagggatattaaggcctccttttaatagagtaccagaccaaagcattaacacatagtgaatacatgaactcctcaaactatggtcatcaccggtaagtgtgtcggtgtcaaaaccggcagatctcggatagggggtgcCGAACgctgcatctaaggcggatggtaataggaggcgggggacacaatgtttacccaggttcgggccctctcgatggaggtaatatcctacttcctacttgattgatcttgatgatatgagtattacaagtgctgatctaccacgagatcatagaggctaaaccctagaagctagcctatgattatgattattgttttcctacggactaaaccctccggtttatatagacaccacgaggggggggggctagggttacatagaatcggttacaagggaggagatctacatatccgaattgccaagcttgccttccacggaaaggagagtcccacccaaacacaggacgaagtcttcaatcttgtatcttcatagtccaatagtccggccaaagtatatagtccggctgtctgaggaccccctaatctaggactccctcagtagcccctgaaccaggcttcaatgacgatgagtccggcgtgcagattgtctttggcattgcaaggcgggttccttctccgaatactccatagaagattttgaacacaggaatcgtgtccggctctgcaaaataaattccacataccaccgtagagagtatattattccacaaatctaatctgctgacaacttttcataacgtgacgtCCTGCCGTGGCGCGGTCATTACGAACCATTTTTCCCTGCCTGCCACTGCACGTGTTGCGAGGCAGTTTTATTAGTAtgtcttgttgaagcagagatcatgttccccttatcacgggagtctcatcaatatgggtgcgggtaacccaatcgtgctagttaatatgactcctcgattttaggcaagttccaaacggccatgcggaggatgcttgatattcgccctctttataaaggggccaaggcctgcccttttcttctcgcgctcaatccttcccttcccccaccccgagttccaacacccaaggctcaggctaagcgcttcggaccttcaaggctggtggatggcttcctctgtcatagaggaggacatcaaaaagctaagggaagccaggtatctaaccgccgaaatctcgcacaggctgcctgctcaagggcaggtcatccccactcccgaacccaatggGAGTGtctatttgtttcccacttcccCCGAGGGCTAGGCTGTTAAGGCTAAACCACGGGCTACTACAGGAGACAGCCCAACCAACGAAGCCCAGGAGCTGGTACGGCTCGACAAGCGACTGAGACAGCCGGCCCAGCGATACGCATCCGATGAGTGGGTCAAGTGAACTATATATCGATGTGTCCTAGCTACCGTGTCATTCGGCCATTGGTTGAACGGCTCTTCCGTCAGCTTGTAAGAGGAGGAACCTGTAACAAGCTACTCCAATTCGTATACTGAAGCAATTCCCCTCTTGATCCCCTTTCCTCCATGGCAATCCCCTTGAGATTTTTAGCTAGTTGTTAAGAATTGGTACTTAGAGCCAAAATTTTCCCCACCCACGATGGAGCATCCACACGAGACTAGgctggcggtggcggtggcgcgcCGGCGTCAGGAACTCATGGACAATCTCACTTCGGAGGGCAAGGCGATCTACGAGACGGTCACACAAGCAAGCGAGGCGACCCATCTTCGCCACCAGAAGGAGCTTGAGGCGATGATTGTGGCGGCGGTGGGCAGCGCAGTTGAGGCAGCAGTGTCGCGCTCGGTCGGGGCGGCCGTCGACAAGGCCATCGAGGCGGCGATGGAAACAGCCGTCAACGACATGCAAGCGTACACCGACGGCACCAAAGTGGACCTCCTCAGGCAAATCCAGGAACTGTGCGTCGCCAAGGGTTCAACGACTCGTCCCAATGAAGCAGAAGGGGGCGAGCGCTCTCCCAAGGGCGCGACAGAAGGGAACATGCAGGCGTTCCGTTCGTCCATGGCGGCGAAGGGTGCAGCCTTGTCTGGGCCATATATTCCACCACCGGCTTGAGGTATGGCTGATTTGCCCAGACTGACCTCTTCCTTCTCCAGTCTGTCACACCGTGAGAGGCGGAATGGCGCGTTGTCTTCGTCAGGAAATTCAGGGCATGGACGACCACCATCAGTGGATTTTCCGAGGTTTGATGGAAAGAATCCCAAGTTATGGCGGACGAGATGTGTGGATTACTTTGATATGTTCGATACAGATCCTGACCTCTGGATTGCAGTAGCAGCTATGAAGTTTGAAGGCCCAGCAGCACGTTGGCTCTCATCAGTTCAACAGAAGTTTATTTGTTCATCGTGGAATGAGTTTTGTGCCGCTGTCCTTGCTCGCTTTGGGCGAAATCAGCATCAAATACTTGTGCGCAAAGTGTATAGACTGCGTCAGACAGGGTCTGTGGAAGCGTACATAAATCAGTTTTCAGAGATGATGGATCAGCTGACAGCATATGAGCCTGAGCCTGATATGCTGCATTATACCACACGTTTTGTCGATGGCCAAAAGCCCACTGTCGGGATGGTGGTAGCAGTGCAACGCCCAGCTGATTTGGATGCAGCTTATTCAATCGCTGCAGTACAGGAAGAGGTTGGGGATAGTGAACCAGAGTATCCACATTCCAACAAGCGAACGAGCTACTCCACTCCTTCGTGACAGTATAAACAGCCAACTGAATATAAGGCGCTTAGTGAAGTAAGGACCTCTGACACACAGAAAATGACCTCAGTTTCAGAGGACAAGTTGGGTACTCTCAAGGCTTACAGGAGAGCAAAAGGGTTGTGTTATATATGTGGTGAGCGGTGGGGCAGAGACCACAAGTGCAATAATACAGTACAACTACATGTGGTGCAAGAATTGTTGGAATTTTGTGCTACTGATTCTGTAGACTCGGATGATAGTGAAGTTGATCTGATGGTCTTATCTGCAGAAACACAAACAGCTGACCTAGCTAACAACGCTATTCGACTCACTTGTCAAGTTGCAGGACAGGAAGTGATCTTCTTACTGGATTCTAGCAGCTCTCATTCATTCCTTAGTGACATATTGGCAAGTCAGTTAGCAGGCCAGCAAAAGTTGAGCAAAATGCAGAGGGTCCGAATTGCAGGAGGGGGCAGCTAGTGTGTTCTGCTTGGATTCCTAAATGTGGCTGGTCAGTAGGGGGGCATCAATTTGTTACTGATTTTAAAATCTTGCCTCTACAACATTATGATGGTATTATTGGTATGGATTGGCTCTCAGCTCAAGGGACTATGAGTGTCAATTGGTTACAGAAGTTGTTATCCTTTGATTACAAGGGAAGTAAGGTTGTTCTGCAAGGAGATCTTCCATTTGAGTTTGAATTCACCGTAGTGGAGTTACAGCTTATTCAAGAAACACAAGAGACTAAAGTGACAGTACTTGAGGATGTACCGGAGGAAATTCAGCAAGTTATTACTTCGTTTGTAGATATCTTTGAGGAGCCTGCTGGCCTTCCTCCTCGCTGCTCTTGTGATCACAAAATACCGCTGGCGGAGGGAGCTCGTCCTGTTAACATTAGACCATACAGGTATTCCCCTAATCAAAAGACAGAAATAGAACGACAAGTAAAAGAAATGCTAGCCTCTAGTGTAATTTCGCCTGGCACTAGTCCATTTGCCTCCCCAATCATTTTGGTTAAGAAAAAGGACGGCACATGGCGACTCTGTGTTGATTACAGACAACTGAACATGTTGACATTGAAGACTAAATATCCTCTGCCCGTGATAGATGAATTGCTCGATGAATTATCAGGCGCCTCATGGTTTTCCAAATTGGACCTTCGTGctgggtatcatcagatccgttTGTCTCCCTGGGAAGAATACAAGATGACCTTTCATACACACAATGGTCACTATGAGTTTAATGTGGTATCATTTGGGCTGACGGGAGGGCCATCTACATTCCAAGGAGAGATGAATGTTACTCTAGCGCCTGTGGACTGTGTCTGTGCAGTCGTATTATTTGATGATATACTTGTGTTCAGTGCTACCTTAGAGGAACATGTGCAACACCTCAAGCAAGTTTTGCAACTACTAAGGCAACATCAGTGGAGAGTTAAAGAGTCAAAATGTGCATTCGCCCAACGTAGCATATTATATCTGGGCTTTGTGGTCAGTGGGAACGGAGTGTCAACAGACCTTTTCCAAATTGGACCTTCGTGctgggtatcatcagatccgttTGTCTCCCTGGGAAGAATACAAGATGACCTTTCATACACACAATGGTCACTATGAGTTTAATGTGGTATCATTTGGGCTGACGGGAGGGCCATCTACATTCCAAGGAGAGATGAATGTTACTCTAGCGCCTGTGGACTGTGTCTGTGCAGTCGTATTATTTGATGATATACTTGTGTTCAGTGCTACCTTAGAGGAACATGTGCAACACCTCAAGCAAGTTTTGCAACTACTAAGGCAACATCAGTGGAGAGTTAAAGAGTCAAAATGTGCATTCGCCCAACGTAGCATATTATATCTGGGCTTTGTGGTCAGTGGGAACGGAGTGTCAACAGACCCAGCTAAGGTGCAAGCGGTCCTTGAGTGGCCAGTGCCCCCAATCTATTAAGGAGCTTCGAGGGTTCCTTGGACTTTCTGAGTACTACAGGAAATTTGTGCGCAATTATGGTGTTATCAGTCAGCCCTTGACTCATCTCTTGCGCAAGAATGTGCCCTTTGTATGGTCTACAACAACACATGCTGCTTTTGAAGTGTTAAAAAAAGCTCTAACATCAGCACCTGTACTTGCTTTGCCCGATTTCAAGGTTCAGTTTGTTGTTGAAACTGATGCTAGTGACACTAGGGTAGGTGCAGTGTTGTTACAGAAGGGACATCCAATAGCATTTGTCAGTAAGGGGTTGGGACCAAAGAATCGTGGATTGTCCACTTATGAGAAGGAATACATGGCGATTTTATTGGCTGTTGAACAGTGGCGCACATACCTACAACATTTTGAGTTTTTATTTTTACTGATCACTTTAGTTTGGCCCATCTGGAAGACCAACGCTTGCATACTCCCTGGCAGCAGAAAGTCTTCACTAAGTTGCTGGGTTTGCAGTTCAAGATAAAGTACAAAAAAGGGTCTGAAAATCGAGTTGCAGATGCCTTATCTAGTAGACCACATCCTGAGTCTGAATTATTAGCGATCACTTGTCAACACCCAG
This DNA window, taken from Triticum urartu cultivar G1812 unplaced genomic scaffold, Tu2.1 TuUngrouped_contig_6751, whole genome shotgun sequence, encodes the following:
- the LOC125531047 gene encoding uncharacterized protein LOC125531047, whose amino-acid sequence is MEHPHETRLAVAVARRRQELMDNLTSEGKAIYETVTQASEATHLRHQKELEAMIVAAVGSAVEAAVSRSVGAAVDKAIEAAMETAVNDMQAYTDGTKVDLLRQIQELCVAKGSTTRPNEAEGGERSPKGATEGNMQAFRSSMAAKGAALSGPYIPPPA